A genomic window from Motacilla alba alba isolate MOTALB_02 chromosome 2, Motacilla_alba_V1.0_pri, whole genome shotgun sequence includes:
- the LOC119696941 gene encoding nascent polypeptide-associated complex subunit alpha, muscle-specific form-like, translated as MEPLPALPAPAPRPPPPCALAPPQGEAPGGKGTRRCAGLGVSRSLLLTAFQPPPRCPEGSRQGSPPPPLLFPRRGTGNSAREQALRLEGLAGAPAAGSWGPPGRCCRPRSLCLLSSRPRRDLRAASHGHRRGRGEALMLLTPRPPAPPARPRGGSQTFVPAGLRASRSPPPRAGPGRAGRVPQRAAHASPRLPPPGSAAAAPPPSRGSCASRCRQCRPGRRQADTPGVARAGPPPAAAPASPGRARARLPPRAAAGWMDGWMMDGCSTWPPSCPPCQTLHTLTTWADLMGKMTELVSVNWLAHESYRTTEAWDLEDGKRNNPHQGPWTQGRNGTPTLNPEQSLSLDKGHGFIVDVLTES; from the exons ATGGAGCCGCTCCCGGCGCTCCCCGCcccggctccgcgcccgccgcccccaTGCGCACTCGCACCCCCGCAGGGGGAAGCCCCCGGCGGGAAGGGAACGCGGCGCTGCGCAGGGCTCGGTGTGAGTCGCTCGCTCCTGCTCACGGCTTTCCAGCCGCCTCCGCGCTGTCCCGAGGGATCCCGACAgggctccccgccgccgcccctcctcttcccccgCCGGGGAACGGGAAATAGCGCTCGAGAACAGGCGCTGCGGCTGGAGGGGCTCGCAGGCGCCCCGGCCGCGGGCTCGTGGGGTCCCCCGGGGAGGTGCTGCCGCCCCCGCTCGCTCTGCCTTCTCTCCTCCCGCCCGAGGAGAGATCTGCGGGCCGCCTCTCACGGGCACCGGCGAGGCCGCGGCGAAGCTCTCATGCTCCTGACGCCGCGGCCTCCGGCCCCTCCTGCCCGCCCGCGGGGCGGCTCCCAAACTTTCGTCCCGGCGGGTCTCAGAGCCTCCCGCTCCCCTCCACCgcgagccgggccgggccgggccgggagaGTCCCCCAGAGAGCCGCTCACGCTTCGCCGCGCCTTCCCCCGCCGGGCTctgcggcggcagcgccgcctCCGTCCCGTGGAAGTTGCGCCTCCCGCTGCCGCCAATGCCGCCCCGGCCGGCGCCAGGCGGACACACCGGGCGTGGCCCGCGCGGGCCCGCCTCCCGCCGCGGCTCCCGCTTCCCCTGGGAGAGCGCGCGCCCGCCTCCCGCCCCGCGCTGCGGcgggatggatggatggatggatgatggatgg CTGCTCCACTTGGCCCCCGTCTTGTCCGCCGTGCCAGACCCTGCACACACTGACCACTTGGGCTGATTTAATGGGCAAAATGACAGAGCTGGTGTCAGTGAACTGGCTGGCTCACGAGTCCTACAGGACTACAGAAGCATGGGACTTGGAAGATGGGAAGCGTAACAACCCCCATCAGGGGCCATGGACA cAAGGCAGGAATGGCACTCCAACACTGAATCCAGAGCAGTCCCTCAGCTTGGACAAAGGACATGGTTTCATTGTAGATGTTCTCACAGAGTCCTAG